One segment of Ipomoea triloba cultivar NCNSP0323 chromosome 12, ASM357664v1 DNA contains the following:
- the LOC115999469 gene encoding uncharacterized protein LOC115999469 has translation METGDSSNTGQPAHTVPNVQNQAQNFRADPHPNVYVGGGFGAPFMQQQPVYQQPGYGVGIQNLLYQMNPNLVQQFAQQEYCPPSKDAKLKKQILNFQQFGNEDLPEAWKRFKELRRQCPKNLMTPGDFISSFYEGLTNRSKIILDTSSFGGIFTNMGPAAGEQMIDRITSNNTYWYTEGDDIPKREKTAGMFEVEEKMAMQAQLDTIQHMLKQLVQGPTQSVQAVAQPPLIPQNPYVPNPYSGPQGQGQGYGTYQQQGRDQFVPSWNNQGNQLLMNTMMAQFGKLQAENFQLFGKLQAKIDGLKAQQQGGVPEKADKKDEGVQVKDVLDDSEEEPVVQGDSIKEKAPEQDESAPSKKHERKNKKVDDSVIPYNLLPYPQRLWKSKQSDRESKFHKMLDKLEISMPFVEAITQIPSYKKFLKNILGNKKKPEKSAVVDLSEGALTCAVLQHKLPPKLKDPGSFSIPCIIGGFVVGGALFDLGASVSLMSYSLCKRLNLGTPKLTSMTLQMADRSIKRPVGVLEDVPVMIDQYFIPGDFVVIDIEEDAKVPIILGRPFLATAGALIDVRRGKLVMEVAENKIEFDIFKMAKHQPSYVDECYLIEGLGECTAESRKIELGDLHISPIDPGPPELSSVLKQKKKFSGPGGETELGREKGQNCARRSLDHGHCHGRDPGRDAEASFFHRTGQKRALGHRPPPSRDLGRDGGTRIPVLRAL, from the exons ATGGAGACCGGAGACAGTAGCAATACTGGGCAGCCAGCCCATACTG TACCAAATGTTCAGAATCAGGCACAGAACTTCAGGGCTGATCCACACCCGAATGTCTATGTTGGGGGAGGATTCGGAGCTCCTTTCATGCAGCAGCAGCCTGTGTACCAACAGCCAGGCTATGGGGTTGGGATACAAAATCTTCTCTatcagatgaatcccaacctgGTCCAGCAGTTCGCCCAGCAG GAGTACTGTCCTCCTTCCAAGGATGCCAAGTTAAAGAAGCAGATCCTGAATTTTCAGCAGTTTGGCAATGAAGATCTTCCTGAGGCTTGGAAGAGATTTAAGGAGTTGAGGAGGCAGTGCCCGAAAAATTTGATGACACCAGGTGACTTTATTTCATCATTCTATGAGGGGTTGACTAACCGGTCAAAGATTATCCTagatacctcatcctttgggggtATTTTCACTAATATGGGACCGGCAGCTGGAGAGCAGATGATTGACAGGATCACCTCTAACAACACTTACTGGTACACTGAGGGGGATGATATACCCAAGAGGGAGAAGACAGCTGGAATGTTTGAAGTTGAAGAAAAAATGGCAATGCAGGCTCAGCTGGATACCATACAACACATGCTAAAACAGTTAGTACAGGGCCCTACTCAGAGTGTCCAGGCAGTTGCTCAGCCTCCACTAATTCCACAGAATCCTTATGTTCCTAACCCCTATTCTGGGCCACAG GGCCAGGGGCAAGGTTATGGGACTTATCAGCAGCAAGGAAGAGATCAGTttgttccctcttggaacaatcaaGGCAATCAA CTTCTCATGAACACTATGATGGCTCAGTTTGGCAAGCTACAAGCAGAGAATTTTCAGCTGTTTGGCAAGCTACAAGCAAAAATAGATGGTCTCAAGGCTCAGCAACAAGGAGGAG TGCCTGAGAAAGCTGATAAGAAGGATGAGGGTGTTCAGGTTAAGGATGTTCTTGATGATAGTGAGGAGGAGCCTGTGGTGCAGGGAGATAGTATTAAGGAGAAAGCTCCTGAGCAGGATGAGAGTGCTCCAAGTAAGAAgcatgaaaggaagaacaagaaggtAGATGACTCGGTTATACCTTACAACCTGTTACCATATCCACAGAGGTTGTGGAAATCAAAGCAGTCTGATAGAGAGAGCAAGTTCCATAAGATGTTAGATAAGCTGGAgatctccatgccttttgttgaagcaATCACTCAGATTCCATCGTACAAGAAGTTTCTGAAGAATATTTTAGGCAATAAGAAAAAGCCAGAGAAGAGTGCGGTGGTGGATCTGAGCGAAGGAGCCTTAACTTGTGCAGTTCTTCAACATAAACTACCTCCTAAGCTGAAAGATCCAGGTAGTTTTTCCATCCCTTGCATCATTGGTGGATTTGTAGTTGGGGGTGCTCTGTTCGATCTGGGTGCCAGTGTTAGTCTTATGTCATATTCTTTATGTAAGAGGCTCAACCTGGGAACACCAAAACTTACCTCCATGACCCTACAGATGGCGGATCGCTCCATAAAGCGTCCGGTGGGAGTTCTAGAGGATGTCCCGGTCATGATTGATCAATACTTTATACCAGGGGATTTTGTTGTTATAGATATAGAGGAGGATGCCAAGGTTCCTATTATACTTGGTAGACCTTTTCTAGCTACTGCTGGTGCACTTATTGATGTGAGGAGAGGAAAACTAGTGATGGAGGTGGCTGAGAACAAGATTGAGTTtgacatattcaaaatggcgAAGCACCAGCCCTCGTATGTGGATGAGTGTTACTTGATAGAAGGGCTGGGTGAGTGCACTGCTGAAAGTAGAAAGATTGAGTTAGGGGATTTGCATATTTCCCCTATTGATCCTGGACCCCCTGAACTGTCAAGTGtgctgaaacaaaagaaaaagttctcTGGTCCTGGTG gtgaaaccGAGCTTGGGCGCGAAAAAGGACAAAACTGCGCAAGGCGGAGCCTGGATCACGGCCACTGTcacggccgtgacccaggccgtgatgcCGAGGCATCGTTTTTTCACCGAACAGGGCAAaagagggctctgggtcacagGCCACCTCCCAGCCGTGACCTAGGCCGTGATGGTGGTACTAGAATTCCAGTGCTGAGAGCACTATAG
- the LOC115999741 gene encoding uncharacterized protein LOC115999741, whose product MCSSKTKLQGDMTPNVSHINGRPVLHPNCNRVPLLERRNSLKKPSTTTKPPSSAALQPLSPPSATKLRPKPSAASPPVSPKIKSPRQPAVKRSGNDPNGLNSSLDKALSPKATAKSADLLLAKKFKKGGAGAETESSLITEAPGSIAAARREQVAIMQVQRKMRIAHYGRTKSGKFEDGKIGAADSHPPAATSPRQEKRCSFITANSDPIYVAYHDEEWGVPVHDDNMLFELLVLTGAQVGSDWTTVLKKRQDFREAFSGFDAEIVSKYTEKKINSTSAEYGMELSLVRGAVDNSIRIMEMKKQFGSFDKYLWRFVNNKPIATQYKACNKIPVKTSKSESISKDMVKRGFRYVGPTVIHSFMQAAGLTNDHLTTCLRHLNCNSTAPAH is encoded by the exons ATGTGTTCCTCCAAGACTAAATTGCAGGGAGATATGACCCCAAATGTCTCCCATATCAACGGCCGTCCAGTTCTGCACCCCAACTGCAACAGAGTTCCTCTGCTGGAGCGTCGCAATTCCCTTAAAAAGCCCTCCACAACCACAAAGCCACCCTCTTCCGCCGCATTACAGCCCTTATCGCCGCCGTCTGCTACTAAGCTTAGGCCGAAGCCCTCAGCCGCCTCGCCTCCGGTCTCGCCTAAGATCAAGTCTCCCCGACAGCCGGCCGTAAAGAGAAGCGGCAATGATCCCAACGGCCTCAATTCCAGCCTCGACAAGGCTTTATCCCCCAAGGCCACTGCTAAATCAGCAGACTTGTTGTTGGCTAAGAAGTTCAAGAAAGGCGGCGCCGGCGCGGAGACGGAGAGTTCCTTGATAACCGAAGCGCCAGGAAGTATAGCGGCGGCGAGAAGGGAACAAGTGGCGATTATGCAAGTCCAACGGAAAATGCGAATTGCCCACTACGGAAGAACCAAATCCGGCAAATTCGAAGATGGAAAGATCGGCGCCGCTGACTCTCACCCGCCGGCTGCTACCAGTCCCCGGCAAGAAAAGAGATGCAGCTTTATCACTGCCAATTCTG ACCCAATCTATGTTGCATACCACGATGAAGAATGGGGAGTCCCTGTTCACGACGACAA CATGCTGTTTGAATTATTGGTGTTGACTGGTGCTCAAGTTGGATCAGATTGGACAACAGTCTTAAAGAAAAGGCAAGATTTCAg GGAGGCCTTCTCAGGATTTGATGCAGAAATTGTGTCAAAGTACACAGAGAAGAAGATAAACTCAACCAGCGCTGAATATGGCATGGAATTGAGCTTGGTTAGAGGAGCTGTTGACAACTCTATCAGAATTATGGAG ATGAAGAAGCAATTTGGGTCATTTGACAAGTACCTGTGGAGATTTGTGAACAACAAACCAATAGCCACCCAGTACAAGGCCTGCAACAAGATTCCGGTGAAGACCTCAAAGTCGGAAAGCATAAGTAAAGACATGGTGAAGAGAGGATTCCGGTACGTGGGCCCCACCGTCATCCACTCTTTCATGCAGGCCGCCGGCCTTACCAACGACCACCTCACCACCTGCCTTCGACACCtcaattgcaattccaccgcaCCAGCTCACTAA